In Plasmodium yoelii strain 17X genome assembly, chromosome: 6, one DNA window encodes the following:
- a CDS encoding PIR protein produces the protein MDYRLCARFDKLRSYLPDELNISTSNDIHSLGNAKNYCPNGDSGETECKTDLDKINAGCLWLFEQNVVNRISTLSKDHSKVFIIYVMIWLDHMLNLKKNEKIKNLNDFYEGHIKNNTHYTKCNKKNNSNNYEDCSNKLNDKTGYNNFKEFIDANKCLMDIDINDVPNLYAGFKSLCKMYTELDSNDKTSKKYLENAKEFVKTYDELNKNSNITKDSPYYKVLSTLSNDYNNFKSYCNKNKINCSDIQSLSPIKVKENSVQSSAHNHVHDSGVTSSSSSITNKLIPVLSIIVAIPIFLGIFYKYSLFGFRKRTQKRHLREKIKK, from the exons atgGATTATCGCCtg tgtgcAAGGTTTGATAAATTGAGAAGCTATTTACCCGATGAATTAAACATATCTACAAGTAATGATATTCATAGTTTAGGGAATGCTAAGAATTATTGCCCTAATGGAGATTCAGGGGAAACAGAATGTAAGACTGATCTCGATAAGATaaatgctggatgtttatggCTATTCGAGCAAAATGTTGTTAATAGGATTAGTACTTTAAGTAAAGATCACTCTAAAGTGTTTATTATATACGTAATGATATGGTTAGATcatatgttaaacctaaagaaaaatgaaaaaataaaaaacctaaatgatttttatgaAGGACATATAAAGAATAATACGCATTATACTAagtgtaataaaaaaaataatagtaataattatgaagattgtagtaataaattaaatgataaaacgggatataataattttaaggaGTTCATAGATGCAAACAAATGTTTGATGGATATTGATATTAATGATGTGCCTAATTTGTATGCTggatttaaatcattatgtaaaaTGTATACTGAACTTGATTCAAACGATAAAACAAGTAAgaaatatttagaaaatgctAAAGAATTTGTTAAAACATATGATGAACTTAACAAAAATTCTAATATTACTAAAGATAGTCCCTATTATAAAgtattgtctacattatcaaatgattataataattttaaaagttattgtaataaaaataaaattaattgtaGCGACATTCAATCCCTTTCACCGATAAAAGTAAAAGAAAATAGTGTACAAAGTTCTGCACATAATCATGTACACGATTCTGGAgttacatcatcaagttcgtcgataacaaacaaattaattccagttttatcgataatTGTTGCAATACCAATATTCTTGGGGATTTTTTATAAG tattcgttatttggatttcggaaacgaacCCAAAAAcgacatttaagagaaaagataaaaaaataa